The Streptomyces luteogriseus genome includes a window with the following:
- a CDS encoding ArsR/SmtB family transcription factor, which yields MLVGMTTRDPQATALARLAALFADETRAACLLALLDGRAWTASELARHAGVAASTLSEHLGRLVAGGLLAEERQGRHRYVRLADARVAQLVEDLAAQVSPGAAVRPRNLRESSAGSAMARGRTCYDHLAGRLGIAVTDALTARGLLEQETGFALTDAGLAWFASAGIGLERRGRRPLARACLDWTERRPHLAGVAGAALCRHALDTGWCVRIGSERAVKVTAAGERALRDLLGVESMELR from the coding sequence ATGCTGGTGGGCATGACGACGAGGGACCCGCAGGCGACCGCCCTGGCACGGCTCGCCGCGCTGTTCGCGGACGAGACCCGGGCCGCGTGCCTGCTGGCACTGCTGGACGGGCGGGCCTGGACGGCGAGCGAGCTGGCCCGGCACGCGGGCGTGGCCGCGTCGACGCTGAGCGAGCATCTGGGCCGGCTCGTGGCGGGCGGGCTGCTCGCCGAGGAGCGCCAGGGCCGGCACCGGTACGTCCGGCTGGCCGACGCCCGCGTCGCCCAGCTGGTGGAGGACCTGGCCGCCCAGGTCTCGCCGGGCGCGGCCGTACGGCCGCGGAACCTGCGGGAGTCGAGCGCCGGTTCGGCGATGGCCCGGGGCCGCACCTGCTACGACCATCTCGCCGGGCGGCTCGGCATCGCGGTCACCGACGCCCTGACGGCACGCGGCCTGCTGGAGCAGGAGACGGGGTTCGCGCTCACCGACGCCGGGCTGGCGTGGTTCGCGTCGGCCGGGATCGGCCTCGAACGGCGAGGCCGGCGCCCCCTGGCCCGGGCCTGTCTCGACTGGACCGAACGCCGGCCCCACCTGGCGGGCGTCGCGGGCGCGGCCCTGTGCCGGCACGCCCTGGACACGGGATGGTGCGTGCGCATCGGCTCGGAACGGGCCGTGAAGGTGACGGCGGCCGGTGAACGGGCCCTGCGGGACCTGCTGGGGGTGGAGTCGATGGAGTTGCGCTAG
- a CDS encoding TetR/AcrR family transcriptional regulator yields MARPRKPLLSTDRIVETARALVDAEGLAALSTRRLAAELGVSGPSLYNHFRTKDEILEAVADSVSGQVDLSMFQDGRDWRTALHDWAVSYRAALRDHPNIVPVLARGPGRRPAGLRLADAVYGAMVAAGWPPAQATSIGALMRYFVMGSALGSFAGGFVDDASAYDPADYPHLQQAHRLAEQQEKIDERAFETGLTALLDGLAHQYEQVRRTA; encoded by the coding sequence ATGGCCCGACCGCGCAAGCCCTTGCTCAGCACCGACCGGATCGTCGAGACGGCCCGCGCGCTCGTGGACGCGGAGGGTCTGGCCGCCCTCTCCACGCGGCGGCTCGCCGCCGAACTGGGGGTCAGCGGGCCCTCGCTGTACAACCACTTCCGCACCAAGGACGAGATCCTGGAGGCGGTCGCCGATTCCGTGAGCGGCCAGGTCGACCTGTCGATGTTCCAGGACGGCCGCGACTGGCGGACCGCGCTGCACGACTGGGCCGTCTCCTACCGGGCCGCCCTGCGCGACCACCCGAACATCGTCCCGGTGCTGGCCCGCGGCCCCGGCCGCCGCCCGGCCGGACTGCGTCTCGCGGACGCCGTCTACGGCGCGATGGTCGCCGCCGGCTGGCCGCCGGCGCAGGCCACGTCGATCGGCGCGCTGATGCGGTACTTCGTGATGGGCTCCGCGCTCGGCTCCTTCGCCGGGGGTTTCGTGGACGACGCGAGCGCCTACGACCCCGCCGACTACCCCCATCTCCAGCAGGCCCACCGCCTCGCCGAGCAGCAGGAGAAGATCGACGAGCGCGCCTTCGAGACCGGTCTCACGGCCCTGCTGGACGGGTTGGCGCACCAGTACGAGCAGGTGCGGCGGACGGCGTAG
- a CDS encoding acyl-CoA dehydrogenase family protein, with the protein MNLELSEEQSAVRQLARDFVEREITPHVVAWDRAEEVDRAIVKKLGEVGFLGLTIDEEYGGSGGDHLAYCLVTEELGRGDSSVRGIVSVSLGLVAKTVAAQGSEEQKRRWLPALTSGASIGCFGLTEPGTGSDAGGLATRAVRDGDDYVLNGTKMFITNGTWADVVLLFARSTDAPGHKGVSAFLVPTDTPGLTRRTIHGKLGLRGQATAELVLEDVRVPASALLGEEGKGFSIAMSALAKGRMSVAAGCVGIAQAALDAAVRYAGEREQFGKTIAHHQLVQELISDIALDVDAARLLTWRVADLIDRGRPFAVESSKAKLFASEAAVRAANNALQVFGGYGYIDEYPAGKLLRDARVMTLYEGTSQIQKLVIGRALTGVSAF; encoded by the coding sequence GTGAATCTGGAGCTCAGCGAGGAGCAGAGCGCGGTCCGGCAGCTCGCGCGGGACTTCGTGGAGCGCGAGATCACCCCGCACGTGGTCGCCTGGGACCGCGCCGAGGAGGTCGACCGGGCGATCGTGAAGAAGCTCGGCGAAGTCGGCTTCCTGGGCCTGACGATCGACGAGGAGTACGGCGGCTCCGGCGGCGACCACCTCGCGTACTGCCTGGTCACGGAGGAGCTGGGCCGTGGCGACTCGTCGGTGCGCGGCATCGTCTCGGTCTCCCTCGGGCTGGTCGCCAAGACCGTCGCCGCGCAGGGGAGCGAGGAGCAGAAGCGGCGCTGGCTGCCCGCACTGACCTCCGGCGCGTCGATCGGCTGCTTCGGCCTGACCGAGCCGGGCACGGGCTCGGACGCGGGCGGTCTCGCGACCCGGGCGGTGCGGGACGGCGACGACTACGTCCTCAACGGCACCAAGATGTTCATCACCAACGGCACCTGGGCCGACGTCGTCCTGCTCTTCGCCCGCTCCACGGACGCCCCCGGCCACAAGGGCGTCTCCGCCTTCCTGGTCCCCACCGACACGCCCGGCCTGACGCGCCGCACCATCCACGGCAAGCTGGGGCTGCGCGGCCAGGCCACCGCCGAACTCGTCCTGGAGGACGTGCGCGTACCGGCCTCCGCCCTGCTGGGGGAGGAGGGCAAGGGCTTCTCGATCGCCATGTCGGCTCTCGCCAAGGGCCGGATGTCGGTCGCCGCGGGTTGTGTCGGCATAGCCCAGGCCGCCCTCGACGCGGCCGTGCGGTACGCGGGGGAGCGCGAGCAGTTCGGCAAGACCATCGCCCACCACCAGCTCGTCCAGGAGCTGATCAGCGACATCGCCCTGGATGTCGACGCCGCCCGGCTGCTGACCTGGCGGGTCGCCGACCTGATCGACCGGGGGCGGCCGTTCGCCGTGGAGTCGTCCAAGGCCAAGCTGTTCGCCTCCGAGGCCGCCGTCCGCGCCGCGAACAACGCGCTCCAGGTCTTCGGCGGCTACGGCTACATCGACGAGTACCCGGCGGGCAAGCTGCTGCGGGACGCCCGCGTGATGACCCTCTACGAGGGCACGAGCCAGATCCAGAAGCTGGTCATCGGGCGGGCGCTGACGGGGGTCTCGGCGTTCTGA
- a CDS encoding YiaA/YiaB family inner membrane protein, producing MSDTPGKQQNTAAFYGQAVASFAVAMAATAIGIYQLSADAWVRAFLAIAVLYLVTSAFTLSKVIRDRQEGAGAAPSYAPYEKR from the coding sequence ATGAGTGACACACCGGGCAAGCAGCAGAACACGGCCGCCTTCTACGGCCAGGCCGTCGCCTCCTTCGCCGTGGCCATGGCGGCCACCGCCATCGGCATCTACCAGCTGAGCGCCGACGCCTGGGTGCGGGCCTTCCTCGCGATCGCCGTCCTGTACCTGGTCACCTCGGCCTTCACCCTGTCCAAGGTGATCCGGGACCGGCAGGAGGGGGCGGGCGCGGCCCCCTCGTACGCCCCCTACGAGAAGCGCTGA
- a CDS encoding TetR/AcrR family transcriptional regulator has translation MSTAEETAGGEAQAWGEVTPDAARRLLVAAVEAFAERGYHATTTRDIAGRAGMSPAALYIHYKTKEELLHRISRIGHEKALEILRAASRREGSPTERLADAVSSFVRWHAGGRTTARVVQYELESLGPDARAEILALRRKVDGEVRGIIEEGTRSGEFDVIDVHGTTLAVLSLCIDVARWFNVDGPRTPEQVGELYADLVLRMVGARGPAA, from the coding sequence ATGAGTACGGCGGAGGAGACGGCCGGCGGCGAGGCGCAGGCGTGGGGCGAGGTCACGCCCGACGCGGCGCGGCGGCTGCTGGTCGCCGCGGTGGAGGCCTTCGCCGAGCGTGGCTACCACGCCACGACGACCCGCGACATCGCGGGCCGCGCCGGGATGAGCCCGGCGGCGCTCTACATCCATTACAAGACCAAGGAAGAGCTGCTGCACCGCATCAGCAGGATCGGGCACGAGAAGGCCCTGGAGATCCTGCGGGCGGCGTCCCGGCGCGAGGGCAGCCCCACCGAGCGGCTCGCCGACGCGGTCAGCTCCTTCGTGCGCTGGCACGCGGGCGGGCGCACCACCGCGCGGGTCGTGCAGTACGAACTCGAATCGCTCGGGCCCGACGCCCGCGCCGAGATCCTCGCGCTCCGGCGCAAGGTCGACGGCGAGGTGCGCGGGATCATCGAGGAGGGCACCCGCTCGGGCGAGTTCGACGTCATCGACGTGCACGGCACGACGCTGGCCGTGCTGTCCCTCTGCATCGACGTGGCGCGGTGGTTCAACGTCGACGGGCCCCGGACGCCGGAGCAGGTCGGCGAGTTGTACGCCGACCTCGTGCTGCGGATGGTCGGGGCCCGGGGCCCGGCGGCCTGA
- a CDS encoding MaoC family dehydratase → MAEPRIFTSVDDLKSAVGEQLGYTDWLDIDQKRIDLFAEATGDHQWIHVDPEKAAAGPFGTTIAHGYLTLSLLPLFGPQLIAVEGVKMGVNYGTNKVRFPAPVPVNSRLRATATISAVDEVPGGVQVAVAFSVEREGGDKPVCVAESVARYYL, encoded by the coding sequence ATGGCAGAGCCGAGGATCTTCACGTCCGTCGACGACCTGAAGTCGGCGGTGGGCGAACAACTGGGGTACACCGACTGGCTCGACATCGACCAGAAGCGGATCGACCTCTTCGCGGAGGCCACCGGCGACCACCAGTGGATCCACGTCGACCCGGAGAAGGCCGCCGCCGGCCCCTTCGGCACCACCATCGCGCACGGCTATCTGACCCTGTCGCTGCTGCCCCTCTTCGGGCCGCAGCTGATCGCCGTCGAGGGCGTGAAGATGGGCGTCAACTACGGCACGAACAAGGTGCGTTTCCCCGCCCCCGTCCCCGTCAACTCCCGGCTGCGGGCCACGGCGACGATCAGTGCCGTCGACGAGGTGCCGGGCGGCGTCCAGGTGGCCGTCGCCTTCAGTGTCGAGCGCGAGGGCGGCGACAAGCCGGTCTGCGTCGCCGAGTCAGTGGCCCGCTACTACCTCTGA
- the soxR gene encoding redox-sensitive transcriptional activator SoxR — protein sequence MHRIPEKIHELTVGRLAARSGAAVSALHFYESKGLITSRRTSGNQRRYSRDTLRRVAFIRAAQRVGIPLATIREALAQLPEERTPTREDWAHLSEVWRTELEERINQLNRLRDHLADCIGCGCLSLDTCVLSNPDDVFGERLTGSRLMVDRGGRG from the coding sequence GTGCACCGGATTCCAGAGAAGATCCATGAGCTCACGGTCGGCCGGCTCGCGGCGCGCAGCGGCGCCGCCGTCTCCGCCCTGCACTTCTACGAGTCCAAAGGCCTCATCACCAGTCGCCGGACCTCGGGCAACCAGCGCCGCTACTCCCGTGACACGCTCCGTCGGGTCGCCTTCATCCGGGCTGCGCAACGGGTCGGCATCCCCCTGGCGACGATCCGTGAAGCGCTCGCCCAACTCCCCGAGGAGCGCACGCCCACCCGGGAGGACTGGGCGCATCTCTCCGAAGTCTGGCGCACCGAACTGGAAGAGCGCATCAATCAGCTGAACCGGCTGCGGGATCACCTCGCCGACTGCATCGGCTGCGGCTGCCTCTCCCTCGACACCTGTGTCCTGTCCAACCCCGACGACGTCTTCGGTGAACGCCTCACGGGTTCCCGCCTGATGGTCGACCGGGGCGGTCGCGGGTAA
- a CDS encoding 3-keto-5-aminohexanoate cleavage protein: protein MMQVCLNGSRTAADGVAVPLTPESIADSAAEAVAAGATDIHVHPKTPCGQDTLSPRVLAPVLSAIRARVPVPVGVTTGAWAEPDPAARLRRIRDWTVLPDHASVNWHEPGAEETAALLMELGVGVEAGIWSGTDGAERFAASPLGPRVLRVLAEVTDTDPPVAVSSARALLSALGTAHGRPVLLHGEDGGAWPVLRLAGRLGLATRIGLEDVLVLPDGQRPGSNAQLVAAGLAEYAASRAGVTRDRPGRPSGGNP from the coding sequence ATGATGCAGGTGTGCCTGAACGGTTCGCGGACGGCCGCTGACGGTGTGGCCGTGCCGCTGACACCCGAGTCGATCGCCGACTCGGCCGCCGAGGCCGTCGCCGCCGGGGCGACGGACATCCATGTCCACCCCAAGACGCCCTGCGGGCAGGACACGTTGTCGCCGCGGGTGCTCGCGCCGGTGCTGTCGGCGATCCGGGCGCGGGTACCGGTGCCGGTGGGCGTGACCACGGGCGCGTGGGCGGAACCCGACCCCGCCGCCCGGCTGCGGCGGATCCGCGACTGGACCGTGCTGCCCGACCACGCCTCGGTCAACTGGCACGAGCCGGGGGCCGAGGAGACGGCCGCGCTGCTCATGGAGCTCGGGGTGGGCGTGGAGGCCGGCATCTGGTCGGGCACGGACGGGGCCGAGCGATTCGCGGCCTCACCGCTCGGGCCGAGGGTACTGAGGGTCCTGGCGGAGGTGACGGACACGGACCCGCCGGTCGCGGTCTCCTCCGCGCGGGCGCTGTTGTCCGCCCTCGGGACCGCGCACGGACGCCCGGTGCTGCTGCACGGCGAGGACGGGGGCGCCTGGCCGGTGCTGCGGCTCGCGGGCCGGCTGGGCCTGGCCACCCGGATCGGACTGGAGGACGTCCTGGTCCTGCCGGACGGGCAGCGTCCGGGGTCGAACGCGCAGCTGGTCGCGGCCGGGCTCGCGGAGTACGCGGCGAGCCGGGCGGGTGTTACCCGCGACCGCCCCGGTCGACCATCAGGCGGGAACCCGTGA
- a CDS encoding penicillin acylase family protein: MPRRAPRTVLDRMRTPSGIPGFLKTASVCTLIAGLLSPLAPAAASETAATQVTAAANDHCGNQCSDILPPGQNGNATLAQILLNQAFGTQPEHAEDQLGPYANLAKGYPGLTNDKINSFFNDASFGVPADQVASSVKPAGRGDVTIVRDKKTGVPHITGTTRYGTEFGAGYAAAQDRLWLMDVFRHVGRGQLTSFAGGAPSNQGLEQQFWRHAPYSEADLQAQIDNAVATNGERGQQALADARAYLDGINSYIDASDSGRTFPGEYVLTGHKDSVTNAGTIEHFKITDLVALASVIGALFGSGGGGEVDNALSLLAAQEKYGVTEGTKVWESFRMRNDPEAVLTQHDGSFPYGTKPADPQGTALPDAGSVKPEPLVYDRTGSATTAGATGASGDAAKAATSSAKRGMSNALVVGGKHTASGHPVAVFGPQTGYFAPQLLLLQEIQGPGISARGASFAGLSMYVELGRGQDYAWSATTSGQDIIDSYAVELCQDDYHYLYRGTCTPMEKIEQKNAWKPTVADGTAAGSYTMRVWRTKYGPVEYRATVGGKRVAYTTLRSSFMHEADSIIGFQMLNDPDHVKGPDSFQKAVQHINYTFNWFYADSEHTAYYNSGDNPVRANGVDAEFPAWARPAYEWRGWDPATNTADYTPPSAHPHSTDQDYYVSWNNKQARDYTTAPWGNGSVHRGNLLEDRVKKLVQQGGVTRAALVKAMADAALADLRAEDVLPKLLKVVTSSPVTDPAAAAAVNTLQSWAAAGGKRTETAAGSKKYADADAIRILDAWWPLLVKAEFEPGLGSDLYTAVTANLPVDESPSAAHGPTGSHAGSSFQYGWWSYVDKDIRTVLGEQVKGPLARTYCGGGSLGACRDTLIGTLKQAAAKTAAQVYPGDDVCAAGDQWCADSINHRTLGGIKHGKIGWQNRPTYQQVVEFTSHR; the protein is encoded by the coding sequence ATGCCACGGCGTGCCCCACGCACCGTTCTCGACAGAATGAGAACTCCCAGCGGAATCCCCGGGTTCCTGAAGACAGCATCGGTATGCACCCTGATCGCAGGTCTCTTGTCGCCGCTTGCCCCGGCTGCCGCCTCGGAAACAGCGGCAACGCAGGTCACGGCCGCGGCGAACGACCACTGCGGCAACCAGTGTTCGGACATCCTCCCGCCCGGACAGAACGGCAACGCCACCCTCGCCCAGATCCTCCTCAACCAGGCCTTCGGCACCCAGCCCGAGCACGCCGAGGACCAGCTCGGGCCCTATGCCAACCTCGCCAAGGGCTACCCCGGGCTCACCAACGACAAGATCAACAGCTTCTTCAACGACGCGTCCTTCGGAGTCCCCGCCGACCAGGTCGCCTCCAGCGTCAAACCCGCCGGACGCGGCGACGTGACGATCGTCCGGGACAAGAAGACCGGTGTGCCGCACATCACCGGAACCACCCGATACGGCACGGAGTTCGGCGCCGGCTATGCGGCGGCCCAGGACCGGCTGTGGCTGATGGACGTCTTCCGGCACGTCGGGCGTGGTCAGCTGACCTCCTTCGCGGGCGGTGCGCCCTCCAACCAGGGCCTCGAGCAGCAGTTCTGGCGGCACGCCCCGTACAGCGAGGCCGATCTGCAGGCGCAGATCGACAACGCCGTCGCCACCAACGGCGAACGCGGACAGCAGGCCCTCGCCGACGCCAGGGCCTACCTCGACGGCATCAATTCCTACATCGACGCCTCCGACAGCGGGCGCACCTTCCCCGGTGAGTACGTACTCACCGGGCACAAGGACTCAGTCACCAACGCCGGAACCATCGAGCACTTCAAGATCACCGACCTGGTCGCGCTGGCCTCCGTCATCGGCGCCCTGTTCGGCTCCGGCGGAGGAGGCGAGGTCGACAACGCCCTCTCGCTCCTGGCCGCGCAGGAGAAGTACGGCGTCACCGAGGGCACCAAGGTCTGGGAGTCCTTCCGGATGCGCAACGACCCGGAAGCCGTCCTCACCCAGCACGACGGCAGCTTCCCCTACGGCACCAAGCCGGCCGACCCGCAGGGCACCGCCCTGCCCGACGCCGGTTCGGTCAAGCCGGAACCGCTCGTGTACGACCGCACCGGCAGCGCCACCACGGCCGGTGCGACCGGCGCGTCCGGCGATGCCGCGAAGGCCGCCACGTCGTCTGCCAAGCGCGGCATGTCCAACGCCCTCGTGGTCGGCGGCAAGCACACCGCAAGCGGCCATCCCGTCGCGGTGTTCGGCCCGCAGACCGGCTACTTCGCGCCCCAACTGCTGCTGCTCCAGGAGATCCAGGGCCCGGGCATCAGCGCCCGCGGCGCCTCGTTCGCGGGCCTGAGCATGTACGTCGAGCTCGGCCGCGGCCAGGACTACGCGTGGAGCGCCACCACCTCCGGCCAGGACATCATCGACTCCTACGCCGTCGAGCTGTGCCAGGACGACTACCACTACCTGTACCGCGGCACCTGCACGCCGATGGAGAAGATCGAGCAGAAGAACGCCTGGAAGCCCACGGTCGCCGACGGCACCGCGGCCGGCTCGTACACCATGCGCGTCTGGCGCACGAAGTACGGCCCCGTCGAGTACCGCGCTACGGTCGGCGGCAAGCGGGTCGCCTACACCACGCTGCGCTCGTCCTTCATGCATGAGGCCGACTCCATCATCGGCTTCCAGATGCTGAACGACCCGGACCACGTCAAGGGCCCCGACTCCTTCCAGAAGGCCGTGCAGCACATCAACTACACCTTCAACTGGTTCTACGCCGACTCCGAGCACACCGCGTACTACAACAGCGGCGACAACCCGGTCCGCGCGAACGGCGTCGACGCCGAGTTCCCGGCGTGGGCGCGCCCGGCGTACGAGTGGCGCGGCTGGGACCCGGCGACCAACACGGCCGACTACACCCCGCCCTCCGCCCACCCCCACTCCACCGACCAGGACTACTACGTCTCCTGGAACAACAAGCAGGCCAGGGACTACACCACCGCGCCCTGGGGGAACGGGTCCGTGCACCGCGGCAACCTCCTGGAGGACCGGGTGAAGAAACTGGTCCAGCAGGGCGGGGTGACCCGGGCCGCCCTGGTGAAGGCCATGGCCGACGCCGCACTGGCGGACCTGCGGGCCGAGGACGTCCTGCCCAAGCTCCTGAAGGTCGTCACCAGCTCGCCCGTCACCGACCCGGCCGCGGCGGCCGCCGTGAACACACTCCAGTCCTGGGCCGCCGCCGGCGGCAAGCGCACGGAGACCGCGGCCGGCTCGAAGAAGTACGCCGACGCCGACGCGATCCGCATCCTGGACGCCTGGTGGCCCCTGCTGGTCAAGGCCGAGTTCGAACCCGGCCTCGGCAGCGATCTCTACACGGCGGTCACCGCCAACCTGCCCGTCGACGAGTCCCCGTCGGCCGCGCACGGCCCCACCGGCTCGCACGCGGGAAGCTCCTTCCAGTACGGCTGGTGGAGCTACGTCGACAAGGACATCCGCACGGTGCTCGGTGAGCAGGTGAAGGGGCCGCTGGCCCGCACGTACTGCGGCGGCGGCAGCCTCGGCGCCTGCCGGGACACCCTCATCGGCACCCTGAAGCAGGCGGCCGCGAAGACCGCGGCCCAGGTCTACCCCGGCGACGACGTGTGCGCGGCGGGCGACCAGTGGTGCGCCGACTCGATCAACCACCGCACCCTCGGCGGTATCAAGCACGGCAAGATCGGCTGGCAGAACCGGCCGACCTACCAACAGGTCGTGGAGTTCACCTCACACCGCTGA
- a CDS encoding serine-threonine protein kinase — MADQAMSVTPYWELTFDADGDPGGRGRDRLLAGVRERGVRDLIVFAHGWNTDRSGATRLYDRFFAPVPRLAPAARVGYVGVLWPAMRFSDEPIPDFPRAVAAEQARRPVLDKDTRHALLETFPGRAILVDQIARLLEQQPPEEAELEEFGRLVRTLVEVVAPGPQALFAADTVAEGVPQSEPEMFAGSSAAACEEFARALAELEASGRQEGFRIPDPWDGAHELLRQATYYAMKRRAGTVGERGLGRVVGQLAKAAPGVRVHLVGHSFGARLVSFALRGLPEGVRTVKSVTLLQGAFSHYAFASRLPHDARAGGVLQGQQNRVDGPLVCCHSRHDAALGTMYPLASRMAGDSRSAAEPVMGRVLGAKWGAMGHDGVQAVPGTHAYTLAEALEARLPGSGCVNVDAAAVVRRGGPPAGAHSDILHAELTRLVLAAGRVR; from the coding sequence ATGGCGGATCAGGCGATGAGTGTGACTCCCTACTGGGAGCTGACGTTCGACGCGGACGGGGACCCCGGGGGCCGCGGGCGCGACCGGCTGCTCGCCGGGGTGCGGGAGCGGGGGGTGCGCGATCTGATCGTCTTCGCGCACGGCTGGAACACCGACCGCTCGGGCGCGACCCGCCTCTACGACCGCTTCTTCGCGCCCGTGCCGCGGCTGGCCCCGGCGGCCCGGGTCGGGTACGTCGGGGTGCTGTGGCCGGCGATGCGGTTCTCCGACGAGCCGATCCCGGACTTCCCGCGGGCCGTGGCGGCCGAGCAGGCGAGACGCCCGGTGCTGGACAAGGACACCCGGCACGCGCTGCTGGAGACGTTCCCGGGCCGGGCGATCCTGGTCGACCAGATCGCCCGGCTGCTGGAGCAGCAGCCCCCGGAGGAGGCCGAACTGGAGGAGTTCGGGCGGCTGGTGCGGACGCTGGTGGAGGTGGTGGCGCCCGGGCCGCAGGCGCTGTTCGCCGCGGACACGGTGGCGGAGGGCGTGCCGCAGAGCGAGCCGGAGATGTTCGCCGGGTCGTCGGCGGCGGCCTGCGAGGAGTTCGCGCGGGCACTGGCGGAGCTCGAAGCGTCCGGGCGGCAGGAAGGGTTCCGGATCCCCGACCCCTGGGACGGCGCCCACGAACTGCTGCGGCAGGCGACGTACTACGCGATGAAGCGGCGTGCGGGAACCGTCGGTGAACGGGGTCTTGGCCGGGTCGTCGGGCAGCTCGCGAAGGCGGCCCCGGGCGTGCGGGTGCACCTGGTCGGGCACAGTTTCGGCGCGCGGCTGGTGTCGTTCGCGCTGCGGGGCCTGCCCGAGGGCGTGCGCACGGTGAAGTCGGTGACGCTGCTCCAAGGGGCGTTCTCACACTACGCGTTCGCGTCCCGGCTGCCGCACGACGCCCGGGCCGGAGGGGTGCTCCAGGGGCAGCAGAACCGTGTCGACGGGCCCCTGGTGTGCTGTCACTCCCGGCACGACGCGGCCCTGGGCACGATGTATCCGCTGGCCTCGCGAATGGCGGGCGACAGCCGGTCGGCCGCGGAACCGGTCATGGGGCGGGTCCTGGGCGCGAAGTGGGGCGCGATGGGCCACGACGGGGTGCAGGCGGTGCCGGGCACGCATGCGTACACCCTCGCCGAGGCTCTGGAGGCGAGACTGCCCGGCTCGGGGTGCGTGAACGTCGACGCGGCCGCGGTGGTCCGACGCGGCGGGCCGCCGGCCGGTGCGCACAGCGACATCCTGCACGCGGAGCTGACCCGGCTGGTCCTGGCGGCGGGCCGGGTGCGCTGA
- a CDS encoding exo-beta-N-acetylmuramidase NamZ family protein, whose protein sequence is MRPSRRAVITTATAAAVSATSTASTASAAQRRRQLRTGFERLAQDGYSLLDGEKVGIVTNPTGITRDAHHIVDVMHADARVGLTAVFGPEHGFRGTAQAGGSEGRYDDPATGLPVYDTYLKSGRALADIFTASGVDTVVFDIQDVGARFYTYIWTLYDCMEAAQLAGKRFVVLDRPNPVTGRAALGPVLHKEFATFVGRQPICQAHGMTVAELARLFNEEFLTEAVPLETVTMSGWKRSDFYDASGLPWVPPSPNMPTPETALVYSGTCLFEGTNLSEGRGTTRPFELLGAEGVDRRWAAAVNELALPGVRFREAYFAPTFSKYQGKTIGGVQVHVHDRAAFDPVRTGIALLVTAKQVWSGFAWRPDNWIDKLTGSTRVRTMIDAGADTDEVVAGWQRELAAFRRTRRKYLLYR, encoded by the coding sequence ATGCGCCCTTCCAGACGAGCCGTCATCACCACCGCCACGGCGGCAGCCGTATCAGCCACATCCACCGCCTCCACCGCCTCCGCCGCCCAGCGCCGCAGGCAACTTCGCACCGGCTTCGAACGACTCGCCCAGGACGGCTACTCCCTGCTCGACGGCGAGAAGGTCGGGATCGTCACCAACCCCACCGGCATCACCCGCGACGCCCACCACATCGTCGACGTCATGCACGCCGACGCCCGCGTCGGCCTCACCGCCGTCTTCGGCCCGGAGCACGGCTTCCGCGGCACCGCCCAGGCCGGCGGCTCCGAGGGCCGCTACGACGACCCGGCGACCGGCCTGCCCGTCTACGACACGTACCTCAAGAGCGGCCGGGCGCTCGCGGACATCTTCACCGCGTCCGGCGTGGACACGGTCGTCTTCGACATCCAGGACGTGGGCGCCCGCTTCTACACGTACATCTGGACGCTGTACGACTGCATGGAGGCCGCCCAGCTCGCCGGCAAGCGGTTCGTCGTCCTGGACCGGCCGAACCCGGTGACCGGCCGTGCGGCCCTCGGCCCGGTCCTGCACAAGGAGTTCGCCACCTTCGTCGGACGGCAGCCGATCTGCCAGGCCCACGGGATGACCGTCGCCGAGCTGGCGCGGCTCTTCAACGAGGAGTTCCTGACCGAGGCCGTGCCGCTGGAGACCGTGACGATGTCGGGCTGGAAGCGGTCGGACTTCTACGACGCCTCCGGACTGCCCTGGGTGCCGCCGAGCCCGAACATGCCGACGCCGGAGACGGCCCTGGTGTACTCGGGGACGTGTCTCTTCGAGGGCACGAACCTGTCGGAGGGGCGCGGCACCACCCGGCCGTTCGAGCTGCTGGGTGCGGAGGGCGTGGACCGGCGCTGGGCGGCCGCGGTGAACGAACTCGCCCTGCCCGGGGTGCGGTTCAGGGAGGCGTACTTCGCGCCCACGTTCTCGAAGTACCAGGGCAAGACGATCGGCGGTGTGCAGGTGCATGTGCACGACCGGGCCGCGTTCGATCCGGTGCGGACGGGGATCGCCCTGCTCGTCACCGCCAAGCAGGTCTGGAGCGGCTTCGCCTGGCGCCCGGACAACTGGATCGACAAGCTCACCGGCTCCACCCGCGTGCGGACGATGATCGACGCGGGGGCGGACACCGACGAGGTGGTGGCGGGGTGGCAGCGGGAGTTGGCGGCGTTCCGCAGGACCCGGCGGAAGTACCTGCTCTACCGCTGA